In Halodesulfovibrio marinisediminis DSM 17456, the sequence TATTTTCTTCTAGGAACGTACGACATATAACCTGTCCTGCATGCACAATTTCAACGTATAATAATTCCACATTTCGCAGGATGTACTTTCTTCTCTCGTTTTATAAAACACTTTCAACAATGAAACGACGTTCAAAGCAATTCAGTGACTTTTATCTCATTGTATTGTTTAGTTCTGCAAAGATGCTTTCATGCAAGAATATATTACTATTTGTATGTATTGAATTTCATCATTGCGTATATAGAATGCAAAACGTTCTCAAACTCACGTTCTAAAGACTACGATTATGGAATAGCCACCTTTTCGCTTTGGTTCAGTGAGTGTTTTTTGGACAATGCAGTATAATTTTTTGAACGGCTTTTAGTTTTGAGTCTTTGTGAATTCAAGAAGGAATTATCATGAAACGTATTATCACTCTTGCACTTGCAGTGTGCATGGTATTTGGCGCAGCTCTCAACGCTTCTGCTGCTGAAATCAAAGCTTCCGGTAACATGTATGTTGGTTACGACTACCTCAACAAAGATAACGACGGTAAAAAAAGCGACTTTATTCAGCGTTTCCGTACTCAGATCGACATCGTAGCTTCTGAAGCTCTTTCCGGTACTGTTTACTTCGAAATCAGCAACACTTGGGGTAAAACCAACGAAGCAAACGTTGGTGGCGGCCAAGGTGGTGCCCTTGGTGCTGACGGTGTAAACATCAAAACCCGTCGTGCTTACCTCGATTTCATCGTACCTAACACTCCTGTTAAAGTACGTGCTGGTATCCAGGGCTTCGCTCTTCCAGGTGCAGTTGCTGGCAGCGTACTTCTCGACGACGACCTCGGTGCAATCGTTGCTTCTACTAGCTACGACATCGTAGACTTCACCGCTTTCTACGGCCGTCCATACGATCAGGCTGACGAAAACGGCTATGACAAATCCAACACTTCCGTTGACATCTTCGGTGCTGTTGCAGCTATCAACCTCGACAAACTTACCGTATCTCCATACGCAATGTTTGCTTCTACTGGTAAAGAATCCATTCGTGGTCTCGACGACGATGGCAACAAAATCCCTTACAACAACGACACCCAGTGGTACGGTATTGCTCTCGAAGCAACCCCTATTGCTAACCTCGTTCTTTCCTTCGACGGCGTATACGGTAAAGCATCCGACAAAGACGCTGGCTTCCTCGTAGCTGGTAAAGCTGCTTACGCTACACAGTACTGCGTACCTGCTCTCATGGCTTGGTACGGTTCCGGTAACGACAGCGATGGCGAAGGCCTCATGCCAACCCTCGACGACGGTACTGACTTTGCTGCTACCACCCTCGTAGGTGCAGGTGCACAGGGTCCTGACTCTGACGGTATCTTTGGTAACGCACTCGGCAAATGGGGCGTTGGTCTCCAGGTTGCAGAACTTACCTTCATCGAAAAAGTTTCCCACGTTGCACGTGTAACTTACATTCGTGGTACCAACGACGATTCCAACACCAACCTCGACATC encodes:
- a CDS encoding outer membrane homotrimeric porin — translated: MKRIITLALAVCMVFGAALNASAAEIKASGNMYVGYDYLNKDNDGKKSDFIQRFRTQIDIVASEALSGTVYFEISNTWGKTNEANVGGGQGGALGADGVNIKTRRAYLDFIVPNTPVKVRAGIQGFALPGAVAGSVLLDDDLGAIVASTSYDIVDFTAFYGRPYDQADENGYDKSNTSVDIFGAVAAINLDKLTVSPYAMFASTGKESIRGLDDDGNKIPYNNDTQWYGIALEATPIANLVLSFDGVYGKASDKDAGFLVAGKAAYATQYCVPALMAWYGSGNDSDGEGLMPTLDDGTDFAATTLVGAGAQGPDSDGIFGNALGKWGVGLQVAELTFIEKVSHVARVTYIRGTNDDSNTNLDIENWGEDDSAVEFDFTTTYSMYDNLDLIADFAYVVTDFDSNNAAHSTDDVFKAAILAAYSF